The following proteins are co-located in the Nocardia bhagyanarayanae genome:
- a CDS encoding RNA polymerase sigma factor SigF — MAGESKSAGDSYDNIEPLFEKIAALGPDDPRRAALREELIGRCLPLAEHIARKFSGRGEIFDDLLQVARLGLVQAADRFDVSRGSSFLAFAVPTIMGEVRRHFRDNTWAVRVPRRTKEIQLSIGATVEALSQRLGRMPRAREIADELDVDLVEVTQALIAGNAYQSSSIDAVAGDDIDSAPLPLLESLGADEPSYHLVEDFMAVKPLISDLPERERQVLIMRFFEGKTQTQIADVLGVSQMHVSRILAKTLRWLREEALRD; from the coding sequence ATGGCGGGTGAATCGAAATCGGCGGGCGACAGCTACGACAACATCGAGCCGCTCTTCGAGAAGATCGCCGCCCTCGGCCCCGACGACCCGCGCCGCGCAGCCCTCCGCGAGGAGCTGATCGGGCGGTGTCTTCCGCTGGCCGAGCACATCGCGCGCAAGTTCTCCGGACGCGGTGAGATCTTCGACGACCTGCTGCAGGTCGCGCGCCTCGGCTTGGTGCAGGCCGCCGACCGGTTCGACGTCAGCCGCGGCTCGTCGTTCCTGGCGTTCGCGGTGCCTACCATCATGGGCGAGGTCCGCAGGCACTTCCGCGACAACACCTGGGCCGTGCGGGTGCCACGGCGCACCAAGGAGATTCAGCTCAGCATCGGCGCGACGGTGGAGGCGCTCTCGCAGCGGCTCGGACGGATGCCGCGCGCCAGGGAGATCGCCGACGAACTCGACGTCGACCTCGTCGAGGTCACCCAGGCCCTGATCGCGGGCAATGCCTACCAATCGTCGTCCATCGACGCCGTTGCCGGCGACGACATCGACAGCGCGCCGCTTCCGCTGCTGGAAAGCCTCGGCGCCGACGAACCGTCCTACCACTTGGTGGAGGACTTCATGGCGGTCAAACCGCTCATCTCCGACCTGCCCGAGCGCGAGCGGCAGGTACTCATCATGCGTTTCTTCGAGGGCAAGACCCAGACCCAGATCGCCGACGTACTCGGCGTCTCCCAGATGCACGTTTCCCGGATCCTGGCCAAGACGCTGCGCTGGTTGCGCGAGGAAGCGCTGCGCGACTGA
- a CDS encoding ATP-binding protein → MGEWTSQSSTETTTIGVRVPARLEQLTMLRALAETVALIADFAIDEVTDIRLALDEVATALILDAVPGSNIDCAFTYDENRMFVHVSSVATTESVVEQAGFGWHIVRTLTESIAAQQEPYDGGLSGYPTVVDFTWVRGGADGG, encoded by the coding sequence ATGGGGGAGTGGACCTCGCAGTCCTCTACGGAAACGACGACCATCGGGGTGCGTGTGCCCGCGCGCCTCGAGCAGCTGACGATGCTACGCGCGCTCGCCGAAACCGTGGCCCTCATCGCGGATTTCGCCATCGATGAAGTGACCGACATCCGCCTCGCGCTGGACGAGGTCGCCACCGCGCTGATCTTGGACGCGGTGCCCGGCTCGAACATCGACTGCGCTTTCACCTACGACGAGAACCGCATGTTCGTGCACGTCTCCTCGGTGGCCACGACCGAATCGGTAGTGGAACAAGCCGGTTTCGGATGGCACATCGTGCGGACCCTCACGGAATCGATCGCGGCGCAGCAGGAGCCCTACGACGGAGGGCTGTCGGGTTATCCGACGGTTGTCGACTTCACCTGGGTGCGAGGGGGCGCCGATGGCGGGTGA
- a CDS encoding PAS and ANTAR domain-containing protein, producing the protein MTESGSVPPEDAFVLNRVIGMGTPQSVGSFRFWFEDQRWEWSDEVALMHGYSPGTVRPTTKLLLSHKHPDDREQVATALANSIETGAPFSSRHRIIDTKGTVHHMIVVADRMTDESDEVVGTAGYYIDVTDTLEEHRQETLDDTLPELYEARAIIEQAKGALMLVYGISAEQAFRVLSWRSQETNVKLRSLAAQLIADMHAATQVAVGLRTEFDHLLLTAHERVRR; encoded by the coding sequence GTGACGGAGAGTGGGTCGGTTCCGCCCGAGGACGCGTTCGTGCTGAACCGGGTGATCGGTATGGGAACGCCGCAGAGTGTCGGCAGTTTCCGTTTCTGGTTCGAGGACCAGCGGTGGGAGTGGTCGGACGAGGTGGCGTTGATGCACGGGTACTCGCCGGGAACGGTGCGGCCCACGACGAAATTGTTGCTGTCGCACAAGCATCCCGACGACCGCGAGCAGGTCGCGACGGCATTGGCCAACTCCATCGAGACCGGAGCGCCGTTCTCGAGCAGGCATCGGATCATCGACACGAAGGGCACGGTGCACCACATGATCGTGGTGGCCGACCGGATGACCGACGAGTCCGACGAGGTGGTCGGCACCGCGGGCTACTACATCGATGTCACCGACACGCTCGAGGAGCACCGGCAGGAGACGCTGGACGACACACTGCCGGAGCTGTACGAGGCGCGGGCGATCATCGAACAGGCCAAGGGCGCGCTGATGCTGGTGTACGGCATCAGTGCTGAACAAGCTTTCCGAGTCCTGAGCTGGCGTTCCCAGGAAACCAACGTGAAATTGCGCTCGCTCGCAGCCCAGTTGATCGCCGATATGCACGCCGCGACACAGGTCGCCGTCGGCCTGCGCACGGAATTCGATCACCTGCTGCTGACCGCGCACGAGAGGGTGCGGCGGTAG
- a CDS encoding STAS domain-containing protein — MWSQRVDRRRHCVVVRVEGEIDALVHDRFQETVERATQSRCQAVVVDLRAARFLSIRTASMLGALRQRAACAGVDLRVVAGRAEIERALDVAGVRSLFFRYPSMRAALDA; from the coding sequence ATGTGGTCGCAACGGGTCGACCGGCGGCGACATTGCGTCGTTGTCCGCGTCGAGGGCGAGATAGACGCGCTCGTGCACGACCGATTCCAGGAAACAGTCGAACGCGCGACGCAGTCGCGGTGCCAGGCCGTGGTCGTCGATCTGCGCGCCGCCAGATTCCTCAGCATCCGCACCGCCAGTATGCTGGGCGCGCTCCGGCAACGGGCCGCGTGCGCGGGCGTCGATCTGCGCGTCGTGGCCGGTCGGGCCGAGATCGAACGGGCGCTCGACGTCGCGGGCGTTCGCTCGTTGTTCTTCCGATACCCATCCATGCGGGCCGCTCTGGACGCGTGA
- a CDS encoding catalase: MNERSDNGVGGSGADPKQRQLDAHRVDRESGYLTTQQGVRVESTDDALAAGNRGPTLLDDFHAREKITHFDHERIPERVVHARGAGAYGYFQPYDNTLADVTAAAFLTDPSVRTPVFVRFSTVAGSRGSADTVRDVRGFATKFYTAQGNFDLVGNNFPVFFIQDGIKFPDFVHAVKPEPHNEIPQAASAHDTLWDFVSLQPETLHAIMWLMSDRALPRSYRMMQGFGVHTFRLVNAQGKGTFVKFHWKPRLGVHSLVWDECQQIAGRDPDFNRRDLWDCIEAGQYPEWELGVQLVPEEREFDFDFDLLDATKIIPEEQVPVRPVGRMVLDRNPNNFFAETEQVAFHTANLVPGIDFTNDPLLQLRNFSYLDTQLIRLGGPNFAQLPINRPVAEVRNHQQDGYGQHAIPVGPASYTKNSIGGGCPFLADSGAYQHYPQRIDGEAQRKRAESFKEYYRQPRMFWRSMSPPEAEHIVDAFAFELGKVNRPEIRERVVEHLVRIDTDLAVRVAGKLGVSAPESDTDTSDAFVSPALSQANTAMDTIQTRKIAVLAADGVDAAGVRALRAALTERGAIVEVLGLHGGRVRGDGSDGDQLDVDRSLATAASVLYDGVVVPGGPGAAETLARNGSAVHFVLEAFKHAKAVAAFGAGVSVMRISGIIPETPPNGGLGIEQGVVTTESSGGSLPGDFVDAFADALARHRIWRRATAAVPA, translated from the coding sequence GTGAACGAGCGATCGGACAACGGCGTCGGCGGATCCGGTGCCGATCCCAAACAGCGGCAGCTGGACGCGCACCGTGTCGATCGGGAGAGCGGCTATCTGACGACCCAGCAGGGCGTACGCGTCGAGAGCACCGACGACGCGCTGGCCGCGGGGAACCGCGGACCCACGCTGCTCGACGACTTCCACGCACGGGAGAAGATCACCCACTTCGATCACGAGCGCATTCCCGAGCGCGTGGTGCACGCCCGCGGCGCGGGCGCCTACGGCTACTTCCAGCCCTACGACAACACGCTGGCCGACGTGACGGCGGCGGCCTTCTTGACCGACCCGAGCGTGCGCACCCCGGTCTTCGTGCGGTTCTCCACCGTCGCCGGGTCCCGCGGTTCCGCGGACACGGTCCGCGACGTGCGCGGATTCGCCACGAAGTTCTATACGGCCCAGGGCAATTTCGATCTGGTCGGCAACAACTTCCCGGTGTTCTTCATCCAGGACGGCATCAAGTTCCCCGACTTCGTGCACGCGGTGAAACCCGAGCCGCACAACGAGATTCCGCAGGCCGCCTCGGCGCACGACACCCTGTGGGACTTCGTGTCGCTGCAACCGGAGACTCTGCACGCCATCATGTGGCTGATGTCGGACCGGGCCCTGCCGCGCAGCTACCGGATGATGCAAGGCTTCGGCGTGCACACCTTCCGGCTGGTGAACGCGCAGGGCAAAGGCACCTTCGTCAAGTTCCACTGGAAGCCCAGGCTCGGCGTGCACTCGCTGGTGTGGGACGAGTGTCAGCAGATCGCCGGACGCGATCCCGATTTCAATCGCCGCGATCTCTGGGACTGCATCGAGGCGGGCCAGTACCCCGAGTGGGAGCTCGGCGTCCAGCTGGTGCCCGAGGAGCGCGAGTTCGACTTCGATTTCGATCTGCTCGACGCCACCAAGATCATTCCCGAGGAGCAGGTCCCGGTCCGCCCGGTGGGACGCATGGTGCTCGATCGAAACCCGAACAATTTCTTCGCCGAGACCGAGCAGGTCGCCTTCCACACCGCGAACCTGGTACCAGGCATCGACTTCACCAACGATCCGCTGCTGCAACTGCGCAACTTCTCCTACCTGGACACCCAGTTGATCCGGCTCGGCGGTCCCAATTTCGCCCAGCTGCCGATCAACCGCCCGGTGGCCGAGGTCCGCAATCACCAGCAGGACGGCTACGGCCAGCACGCCATCCCGGTCGGACCCGCCTCGTACACCAAGAACAGCATCGGCGGCGGATGCCCGTTCCTGGCGGATTCCGGTGCCTACCAACACTATCCGCAACGGATCGACGGCGAAGCGCAGCGCAAGCGCGCGGAGAGCTTCAAGGAGTACTACCGGCAGCCGAGGATGTTCTGGCGCAGCATGTCCCCGCCCGAGGCGGAGCACATCGTCGACGCGTTCGCCTTCGAGCTGGGCAAGGTGAACCGGCCGGAGATTCGCGAGCGGGTCGTGGAGCACCTGGTTCGCATCGACACCGACCTGGCGGTGCGGGTGGCGGGCAAGCTGGGTGTTTCCGCCCCGGAGTCCGACACCGACACCTCCGACGCCTTCGTCTCGCCCGCGCTGTCCCAGGCCAACACCGCGATGGACACGATTCAGACGCGCAAGATCGCCGTGCTGGCGGCCGACGGCGTCGACGCGGCCGGAGTCCGCGCGCTGCGCGCGGCGCTGACCGAACGCGGCGCGATCGTCGAGGTCCTCGGCCTGCACGGCGGACGGGTCAGGGGTGACGGATCCGACGGCGACCAGCTCGATGTCGACCGGTCGCTGGCCACCGCCGCCTCGGTGCTCTACGACGGCGTTGTCGTCCCCGGCGGTCCCGGCGCGGCGGAGACGTTGGCGCGCAACGGTTCCGCGGTGCACTTCGTGCTGGAGGCGTTCAAGCACGCGAAGGCCGTCGCCGCCTTCGGCGCGGGCGTCTCGGTGATGCGCATCTCCGGGATCATCCCCGAGACGCCGCCGAACGGCGGCCTCGGCATCGAGCAGGGCGTGGTCACCACCGAGTCGAGCGGAGGCTCCCTACCTGGGGATTTCGTGGACGCCTTCGCCGACGCGCTGGCCAGGCACCGCATCTGGCGGCGGGCGACCGCCGCGGTGCCCGCCTGA
- a CDS encoding glycosyltransferase, with product MKIAMVSEHVSPLADPGGGAGGQQVHVAALSAALVRRGHRVTVYTRRDDPHIRTEVATRDGYRVVHVPAGPPRPLGRDQTLPHLGEFGTFLRKHWAIDTPDLVHAHFWMSALAAELAARAHDIPVVVTFHALGTVKRRHHGLADTSPRSRIRFERLIATRAAHVLATSADEAVELVRMGVPRFRISVAPCGVDLTAFRPEGGMADRKARHRIFAAGRLVRRKGFDLAVRALPDLPDTELVIAGGAVGDDVDDDAESKRLRRIAVEHGVHERVRLLGQVSHSAMPRLYRSADVVLCTPWYEPFGFVPLEAMACRKPVVTTAVGGMLDTVVDGVTGKFVAPPEPEVVARAVRPLLEDATLRETWGAAGYQRASSRYSWDRVAAATLSAYRRAAPARASVVTDAGGSGRAIATAR from the coding sequence GTGAAGATCGCCATGGTTTCCGAACACGTCAGTCCTCTCGCGGATCCGGGCGGCGGCGCGGGCGGTCAACAGGTGCACGTCGCGGCGCTCTCGGCGGCGCTGGTCCGCCGCGGGCATCGCGTCACGGTCTACACCCGGCGCGACGACCCGCACATCCGGACAGAGGTGGCGACCCGCGACGGCTACCGTGTCGTGCACGTCCCCGCCGGGCCACCACGGCCACTCGGCCGCGACCAGACGCTGCCCCACCTCGGGGAATTCGGTACTTTCCTGCGCAAGCACTGGGCGATCGACACCCCCGATCTGGTGCACGCGCACTTCTGGATGTCCGCGCTCGCCGCCGAGCTGGCCGCCCGGGCGCACGACATCCCGGTGGTGGTGACCTTCCACGCGCTCGGCACCGTCAAGCGCCGTCACCACGGGCTGGCCGACACCAGCCCGCGTTCGCGGATCCGATTCGAGCGCCTCATCGCGACCAGGGCCGCGCACGTGCTGGCGACCAGCGCCGACGAGGCCGTCGAACTGGTCAGGATGGGCGTGCCGCGCTTCCGTATCTCGGTGGCGCCCTGCGGAGTGGATCTCACGGCCTTCCGTCCCGAGGGCGGCATGGCCGACCGCAAGGCGCGCCACCGGATCTTCGCGGCGGGGCGGCTGGTGCGCAGGAAGGGATTCGACCTCGCGGTGCGCGCGCTGCCCGACCTGCCCGACACCGAACTGGTGATCGCGGGCGGTGCGGTCGGCGACGACGTGGACGACGACGCCGAAAGCAAGCGGTTGCGTCGCATCGCCGTGGAACACGGTGTACACGAACGGGTTCGGCTGCTCGGCCAGGTCTCGCACAGCGCGATGCCTCGGCTGTACCGCTCGGCCGACGTGGTGCTGTGCACGCCTTGGTACGAGCCGTTCGGCTTCGTCCCGCTGGAGGCGATGGCCTGCCGTAAGCCGGTGGTGACCACCGCGGTCGGCGGCATGCTCGACACCGTGGTGGACGGAGTCACGGGCAAGTTCGTCGCACCGCCCGAGCCGGAAGTCGTGGCGCGCGCGGTGCGCCCGCTGCTCGAGGACGCGACACTGCGCGAAACCTGGGGCGCGGCGGGTTATCAGCGAGCCAGCAGCCGCTATTCCTGGGATCGCGTCGCCGCCGCGACGCTGTCGGCGTATCGACGCGCCGCGCCCGCGCGGGCCTCGGTGGTCACGGATGCGGGCGGCTCCGGGCGCGCCATCGCCACGGCGCGATGA
- a CDS encoding DUF6328 family protein gives MHDDEDTSRRPARVDEGRDETELERLDRNWASLIQELRVVQTGVQFLVGALLLLPFQPEFAVVSQQMRTLYLVTVGAAFGATVFLIAPVSWHRILFRRHRLGNVVSAAHRCAMAGVALLGIALTGALILVVDVVAGDMAGVIAGVVTAVLFAGAWLIAPWRWRARSRPHP, from the coding sequence GTGCACGACGATGAAGACACCTCGCGCCGCCCGGCAAGGGTCGACGAGGGGCGAGACGAAACCGAGCTCGAACGACTGGACCGCAACTGGGCCAGCCTGATTCAGGAGTTGCGCGTCGTGCAGACCGGCGTGCAGTTCCTCGTCGGCGCGCTGCTGCTCCTGCCATTCCAACCCGAGTTCGCGGTGGTGTCGCAGCAGATGCGGACGCTGTATCTCGTGACTGTCGGCGCGGCGTTCGGCGCCACGGTGTTCCTGATAGCGCCGGTGTCCTGGCATCGCATCCTGTTCCGCAGGCATCGGCTGGGCAACGTCGTCTCGGCCGCGCACCGGTGCGCGATGGCGGGCGTAGCGCTGCTCGGCATCGCGCTGACGGGAGCGTTGATCCTGGTGGTCGACGTGGTTGCGGGGGACATGGCGGGCGTGATCGCCGGTGTCGTCACCGCGGTCCTCTTCGCCGGGGCCTGGCTCATCGCGCCGTGGCGATGGCGCGCCCGGAGCCGCCCGCATCCGTGA
- a CDS encoding ChaB family protein has product MPKTTRSGEAKKSELPSTVRRSDDKAQRTFAKAHDAALEEYGSEERAYRVGYSALKHSYEKVGDHWEPKERRGPSDERAESGGPNARGRTAEGVNANATKKHLIDVAGRLSITGRWRMTKDELISAIEKENRRKTASARR; this is encoded by the coding sequence ATGCCGAAGACGACCCGCAGCGGAGAGGCGAAGAAGTCCGAGCTGCCGAGCACCGTGCGCCGGTCGGACGACAAGGCGCAGCGGACGTTCGCGAAGGCGCACGATGCCGCCCTCGAGGAGTACGGCAGCGAAGAACGCGCCTACCGGGTGGGCTACAGCGCGTTGAAGCACAGCTACGAGAAGGTCGGCGACCATTGGGAGCCGAAAGAGCGGCGCGGCCCTTCCGACGAGCGCGCCGAGAGCGGTGGCCCGAACGCCCGGGGCCGGACGGCGGAGGGCGTGAACGCCAACGCGACGAAGAAGCACCTGATCGATGTCGCGGGTCGCCTGTCGATCACCGGGCGTTGGAGGATGACCAAGGACGAGCTCATCTCGGCGATCGAGAAGGAGAATCGCCGGAAGACCGCAAGTGCACGACGATGA
- a CDS encoding nucleotidyltransferase family protein, with amino-acid sequence MVATMDELLHALTRAANTLLDAEIRFAVAGGCAVYARGGPASDHDVDLFVKPADTSRAIQALARAGLRVCQPPEDWLSKVYDGDTLIDVIYRPNCRDVTDELLDRATVMRVGPTVAPVISATDLMIDKLLVFDAHRLDLSPLLHIARDLREQVDWDVVRSQTMESPYARAFLGLVDDLGITDAGRTDAGTRDREEG; translated from the coding sequence ATGGTCGCGACGATGGACGAACTGCTGCACGCGCTGACCCGGGCAGCGAACACGCTGCTCGACGCGGAGATCAGGTTCGCGGTGGCGGGTGGCTGCGCGGTGTACGCCCGCGGCGGTCCGGCGTCGGATCACGACGTGGATCTCTTCGTGAAACCCGCCGACACCTCGCGCGCCATCCAGGCGCTCGCGCGGGCGGGTCTGCGGGTGTGCCAGCCGCCCGAGGACTGGCTGTCCAAGGTCTACGACGGCGACACCCTGATCGACGTCATCTACCGGCCCAACTGCCGCGACGTCACCGACGAGTTGCTCGACCGCGCCACGGTCATGCGCGTCGGGCCGACGGTGGCGCCGGTGATCAGCGCGACCGACCTGATGATCGACAAGCTCCTCGTCTTCGACGCGCACCGACTGGATCTGAGCCCGCTGCTGCACATCGCGCGCGATCTGCGCGAGCAGGTGGACTGGGACGTCGTGCGCAGTCAGACGATGGAATCACCGTATGCCCGAGCCTTTCTCGGCCTGGTCGACGACCTCGGTATCACCGACGCCGGCCGGACCGACGCCGGCACCCGAGATCGAGAAGAAGGCTGA
- a CDS encoding BON domain-containing protein has protein sequence MEKPQYLVARLRRALAEDPRTAELGVQVTIRGEVVVLDGEVTSDQRKQQMEAVIREQLPGVVIHNDVRVSVPTAPTGTEHLSTHEGS, from the coding sequence ATGGAGAAACCCCAGTACCTCGTGGCCCGTCTGCGCCGCGCGCTCGCCGAGGACCCGCGCACCGCCGAACTCGGCGTGCAGGTCACCATTCGCGGTGAGGTGGTGGTGCTCGACGGCGAAGTGACGAGCGACCAGCGCAAACAGCAGATGGAGGCGGTGATCCGCGAACAACTGCCCGGCGTGGTCATCCACAACGACGTGCGCGTCTCGGTGCCCACCGCACCGACCGGAACCGAACACCTGTCGACGCACGAAGGGAGCTGA
- a CDS encoding metallophosphoesterase family protein, which yields MRIAAVGDVHLGAESSGQLRPVLRELPMRADVLLLAGDLTRHGTLDEARVVATEFTDLGVPVIAVLGNHDHHSDAQDDITALLTDYGITVLEGSSTTVSVDGQTLGVAGTKGFGGGFAGKCASVFGERVMREFACHTVALADSLRDALTELDTDVTVVLTHYSPVSDTLHGEPREIYPFLGSYLLGEPIDEFGADLALHGHAHAGTERGTTPGGIRVRNVAEPVIRAAYAIYELEPARQRVVSAPT from the coding sequence ATGCGGATCGCCGCGGTAGGCGACGTACATCTGGGAGCCGAATCCTCCGGACAGCTGCGCCCCGTGCTGCGCGAACTTCCCATGCGCGCCGACGTGCTGCTGCTCGCCGGAGATCTGACCAGGCACGGCACGCTGGACGAGGCGCGGGTGGTCGCGACCGAGTTCACCGATCTCGGCGTGCCCGTCATCGCCGTGCTCGGCAACCACGACCACCACAGCGATGCCCAGGACGACATCACCGCCCTGCTCACCGACTACGGCATCACCGTGCTCGAGGGCAGCTCCACCACCGTCTCGGTCGACGGGCAGACGCTGGGCGTGGCGGGCACGAAGGGCTTCGGCGGCGGGTTCGCCGGCAAGTGCGCCAGCGTGTTCGGCGAGCGGGTGATGCGCGAATTCGCCTGCCACACCGTGGCATTGGCCGATTCGTTGCGCGACGCGCTGACCGAGCTGGACACCGACGTCACCGTCGTGCTCACGCACTATTCGCCGGTCAGCGACACCCTGCACGGCGAGCCGAGGGAGATCTACCCGTTCCTCGGTTCCTATCTGCTAGGCGAGCCGATCGACGAGTTCGGCGCGGATCTGGCGCTGCACGGGCACGCGCACGCGGGGACCGAGCGCGGAACGACGCCGGGCGGCATCCGGGTGCGCAACGTGGCCGAGCCGGTGATCCGGGCGGCCTACGCGATCTACGAGCTGGAACCCGCCAGGCAGCGGGTCGTCAGCGCGCCCACGTGA
- a CDS encoding CBS domain-containing protein, with amino-acid sequence MTTAGDIMTAGVHCIRAGDTVAEAADQMAELDIGALPICGEDNRLHGMLTDRDIVVKVVAARKDPQRVTAGELAGGVPYTVDVTDGVRKVVSLMAQHQVRRIPVLDRGRLVGIIAQADIATALGNAQAGNMVEAVSLDF; translated from the coding sequence ATGACAACGGCAGGCGACATCATGACGGCGGGCGTGCACTGTATTCGCGCGGGCGACACCGTGGCCGAGGCGGCGGACCAGATGGCCGAGCTCGACATCGGCGCGTTACCGATCTGCGGCGAGGACAACCGGTTGCACGGGATGCTCACCGACCGCGACATCGTGGTGAAAGTCGTTGCGGCGCGCAAGGATCCGCAGCGCGTGACGGCGGGGGAGCTGGCCGGTGGTGTGCCGTACACGGTGGACGTCACCGACGGCGTGCGAAAGGTGGTGTCGCTGATGGCCCAGCACCAGGTGCGGCGCATCCCCGTGCTCGATCGCGGGCGGCTGGTCGGCATCATCGCGCAGGCCGATATCGCGACCGCGCTGGGTAACGCGCAGGCGGGGAACATGGTGGAGGCGGTCTCGCTGGACTTCTGA
- a CDS encoding glycosyltransferase has protein sequence MEAPTITSNGAAGPLNVLVWHAHSPWMTAFVQGGHRYLVPYDARRGEWARGRCGRPWPANAVDIAPADLVDTDIDLVVLQRPREMDLAHEWLGRAPGIDVPAVYVEHNTPHQHAALTRHPLAGRSDIPLVHVTQFNRLMWDNGRCPSMVIRYGIPDPGQRYTGELARAATIIHDPVRRCRITGTDLLAPLSEAAPIDVYGAGTERLADALHRPPDRIVGAGDLEQDRLHEELARRRVFLHVPRWTSLGMSVLEAMYLGMPIVALGTTEVSASIPAEAGVVSTEPEILAEAVRQFLHEPMFAELAGKSARQWAQANFGLPEFLLAWDRLLTDLVADHR, from the coding sequence ATGGAAGCTCCGACGATCACTTCGAACGGGGCGGCCGGACCGCTGAACGTCCTGGTGTGGCACGCGCACAGCCCGTGGATGACAGCTTTCGTCCAGGGCGGGCACCGCTATCTGGTGCCCTACGACGCACGCCGCGGCGAGTGGGCGCGTGGCCGGTGCGGTCGTCCCTGGCCCGCGAACGCGGTCGACATCGCACCCGCCGATCTGGTCGACACCGACATCGATCTCGTTGTCCTGCAACGCCCGAGGGAGATGGATCTCGCGCACGAATGGCTCGGCCGCGCGCCGGGCATCGACGTGCCCGCGGTCTACGTCGAACACAACACCCCGCACCAGCACGCGGCGCTGACCAGGCATCCCCTGGCCGGTCGCTCCGACATCCCGCTGGTGCACGTCACCCAGTTCAACCGGCTGATGTGGGACAACGGCCGCTGCCCGAGCATGGTCATCCGCTACGGCATCCCCGATCCCGGCCAGCGGTACACCGGTGAACTGGCAAGGGCGGCGACGATCATCCACGATCCGGTGCGCCGCTGCCGCATCACCGGCACCGACCTGCTCGCGCCGCTCTCCGAAGCGGCGCCGATCGATGTCTACGGCGCGGGCACCGAACGGCTGGCCGACGCCCTGCACCGCCCGCCGGATCGAATCGTCGGCGCGGGCGATCTCGAACAGGACCGGCTGCACGAGGAGCTGGCCCGCCGCCGTGTGTTCCTGCACGTGCCGCGCTGGACCTCGCTCGGCATGTCGGTGCTGGAAGCGATGTATCTCGGCATGCCGATCGTGGCGCTCGGCACCACCGAGGTCTCCGCCTCGATCCCCGCCGAGGCCGGTGTGGTGTCGACCGAGCCGGAGATTCTGGCCGAGGCGGTCCGGCAGTTCCTGCACGAACCCATGTTCGCCGAGCTGGCGGGCAAATCGGCGAGGCAATGGGCGCAGGCCAATTTCGGCCTCCCCGAGTTCCTGCTGGCCTGGGACCGGCTGCTCACCGACCTCGTCGCCGACCACCGCTGA
- a CDS encoding CsbD family protein gives MSEQKSGPREGVEGAVEGVKGKAKEAAGSVFGNDDLRDEGKAQQDKAESQREAARKEAAAEKERGEASVDEQRQRAHQRGQ, from the coding sequence GTGTCCGAGCAGAAGAGTGGTCCCCGGGAAGGCGTCGAAGGCGCTGTCGAAGGCGTCAAGGGCAAGGCCAAGGAGGCCGCCGGAAGCGTCTTCGGAAACGACGATCTGCGCGACGAGGGCAAGGCCCAGCAGGACAAGGCCGAGTCGCAGCGCGAGGCCGCGCGGAAGGAAGCCGCCGCCGAGAAGGAGCGGGGTGAGGCGTCGGTCGACGAGCAGCGTCAGCGCGCCCACCAGCGGGGGCAGTAG